The following are from one region of the Oreochromis aureus strain Israel breed Guangdong linkage group 1, ZZ_aureus, whole genome shotgun sequence genome:
- the calca gene encoding calcitonin/calcitonin-related polypeptide, alpha isoform X2 — MIMFKLWTLFLAYALIICQVYVSEAAPTRTSKESMSDGVTLSNDDAQRLLRAMKEFMQITSEEQAQQTADGNNNATAQKRACNTATCVTHRLADYLSRSGGLGYSNFVPTNVGAQAFGRRKRFISV, encoded by the exons ATGATAATGTTCAAGCTGTGGACGCTTTTTCTTGCTTATGCGTTGATCATTTGCCAGGTGTATGTCTCAGAGGCAGCTCCAACTAG AACCAGTAAGGAATCCATGTCAGATGGAGTCACATTATCAAATGATGACGCCCAAAGGCTGCTCAGAGCTATGAAGGAGTTCATGCAGATAACTTCAGAGGAGCAAGCCCAACAAACAGCTGATGGGAACAA CAATGCAACAGCACAAAAGCGGGCATGCAACACAGCCACCTGTGTAACCCACCGCCTAGCAGACTATTTGAGTCGGTCTGGGGGACTGGGATACAGCAACTTTGTTCCCACCAACGTTGGTGCCCAGGCCTTTGGCAGACGGAAGCGGTTCATCTCTGTGTGA
- the calca gene encoding calcitonin/calcitonin-related polypeptide, alpha isoform X1, with translation MIMFKLWTLFLAYALIICQVYVSEAAPTRTSKESMSDGVTLSNDDAQRLLRAMKEFMQITSEEQAQQTADGNNLDRPMSKRCTGLSTCVLGKLSQDIHKLQTHPRTDVGAETPGKKRSLFEQYENYSNSYN, from the exons ATGATAATGTTCAAGCTGTGGACGCTTTTTCTTGCTTATGCGTTGATCATTTGCCAGGTGTATGTCTCAGAGGCAGCTCCAACTAG AACCAGTAAGGAATCCATGTCAGATGGAGTCACATTATCAAATGATGACGCCCAAAGGCTGCTCAGAGCTATGAAGGAGTTCATGCAGATAACTTCAGAGGAGCAAGCCCAACAAACAGCTGATGGGAACAA CTTGGATAGACCCATGTCTAAGCGCTGCACAGGCTTAAGCACTTGTGTGCTGGGAAAACTCTCCCAGGATATTCACAAACTACAAACCCATCCTCGCACTGACGTGGGAGCAGAAACACCCGGCAAGAAGAGAAGTCTATTTGAGCAATATGAAAACTACAGCAACTCTTACAATTGA